A single region of the Leisingera thetidis genome encodes:
- the fdhF gene encoding formate dehydrogenase subunit alpha codes for MKDLIIPWDDDRDMGTPAREGAPVSLTIDGFDITVPEGTSVMRAAAEAGFQIPKLCATDSLEAFGSCRLCVVEIEGRRGTPASCTTPVAPGMVVRTQSEKVKKIRKGVMELYISDHPLDCLTCAANGDCELQDMAGVTGLRDVRYKAPAGGGMSNHFEARQNGEANPQYVPKDDSNPYFTYDPSKCIVCNRCVRACEEVQGTFALTIAGRGFDSRVSAGTAADDFLSSDCVSCGACVQACPTATLQEKSVIELGTPERSVITTCAYCGVGCSFKAELNGDELVRMVPYKHGKANRGHSCVKGRFAYGYAKHKDRILNPMIRDSIDDPWREVSWEEALGFAASRMRGLQEKYGKKSIGVITSSRCTNEETFLVQKLARGVFGNNNTDTCARVCHSPTGYGLGQTFGTSAGTQDFDSVEHTDVVIVIGANPTDGHPVFASRLKKRLRAGAELIVIDPRRTNLVKSPHIQAAHHLALRPGTNVAVVTALAHVIVTEGLMDEEFIRTRCDWDEFQVYAEFVSDPRHSPEATELLTGVPAAELRAAARLFATGGNGAIYYGLGVTEHSQGSTTVMGIANLAMLTGNIGRKGVGVNPLRGQNNVQGSCDMGSFPHELPGYRHVKGPEVRAVFEEAWGVEIDPEPGLRIPNMLDAAVAGSFKGLYCQGEDILQSDPDTKHVAAGLAAMECVIVHDLFLNETANYAHVFLPGSTFLEKDGTFTNAERRINRVRKVMAPMNGYADWEVTQLLANAMGAGWTYTHPSQIMAEIAATTPSFAGVDYALLEEKGSIQWPCNEAHPEGTPLMHVDGFVRGKGRFIVTEYVATDEKSGPRFPLLLTTGRILSQYNVGAQTRRTENVVWHDQDVLEVHPHDAEVRGVKQGDWIKLVSRSGETTLQAELTDRVSPGVVYTTFHHPDTQANVITTDFSDWATNCPEYKVTAVQVSLSNGPTGWQEDYTAQAQRSRRILPAAE; via the coding sequence TATCCCCTGGGACGATGACCGCGACATGGGCACGCCGGCGCGCGAAGGCGCCCCGGTCTCCCTGACCATCGACGGTTTTGACATCACCGTGCCGGAGGGCACCTCGGTCATGCGTGCCGCCGCAGAGGCAGGCTTCCAGATCCCCAAGCTGTGCGCCACCGACAGCCTGGAGGCCTTCGGGTCCTGCCGCCTCTGCGTGGTCGAGATCGAAGGCCGCCGCGGCACGCCTGCGTCCTGCACCACGCCTGTGGCGCCGGGCATGGTCGTGCGGACCCAGTCGGAGAAGGTGAAGAAGATCCGCAAGGGGGTGATGGAGCTATATATCTCCGACCACCCGCTTGATTGCCTGACCTGCGCCGCCAACGGCGATTGCGAGCTTCAGGACATGGCCGGCGTCACGGGCCTGCGCGATGTGCGGTATAAGGCACCGGCGGGCGGGGGCATGTCGAACCATTTCGAGGCGCGGCAGAACGGCGAAGCCAATCCGCAGTATGTGCCCAAGGACGACAGCAACCCCTATTTCACCTACGACCCCTCGAAATGCATCGTCTGCAACCGTTGCGTGCGGGCCTGCGAGGAGGTGCAGGGCACCTTTGCTCTGACCATCGCGGGGCGCGGATTTGACAGCCGGGTCAGCGCCGGCACCGCGGCAGATGATTTCCTGTCCTCCGACTGCGTCAGCTGCGGCGCCTGCGTGCAGGCCTGCCCGACCGCGACCCTGCAGGAAAAATCGGTGATCGAGCTGGGCACGCCGGAACGCTCCGTCATCACCACCTGCGCCTATTGCGGCGTCGGCTGCTCCTTCAAGGCGGAGCTGAACGGCGACGAGCTGGTCCGGATGGTGCCCTACAAGCACGGCAAGGCAAACCGCGGCCACTCCTGCGTCAAGGGACGCTTCGCTTACGGCTACGCCAAGCACAAGGACCGCATCCTGAACCCGATGATCCGCGACAGCATCGATGATCCGTGGCGCGAGGTCTCGTGGGAGGAAGCGCTGGGCTTCGCCGCCAGCCGGATGCGCGGGCTGCAGGAAAAGTACGGCAAGAAGTCGATCGGCGTGATCACCTCCAGCCGCTGCACCAACGAGGAAACCTTCCTGGTGCAGAAACTGGCCCGCGGGGTGTTTGGCAACAACAACACCGACACCTGCGCCCGGGTCTGCCACTCCCCCACCGGCTATGGCCTCGGCCAGACCTTCGGCACGTCGGCCGGCACCCAGGATTTCGACTCGGTCGAGCATACGGATGTGGTGATCGTGATCGGCGCCAACCCGACCGACGGCCACCCGGTCTTTGCCAGCCGCCTGAAGAAGCGGCTGCGGGCCGGTGCCGAGCTGATCGTGATTGACCCGCGCCGCACCAATCTGGTGAAATCGCCGCATATCCAGGCCGCCCATCATCTGGCCCTGCGTCCCGGCACCAATGTCGCCGTGGTGACCGCGCTGGCGCATGTGATCGTGACAGAGGGGCTGATGGACGAGGAGTTCATCCGCACCCGCTGCGATTGGGACGAGTTCCAGGTCTATGCCGAGTTCGTCTCCGATCCGCGCCACAGCCCGGAGGCGACCGAGCTGCTGACCGGTGTGCCTGCGGCGGAGCTGCGCGCGGCCGCGCGCCTGTTTGCGACCGGAGGCAATGGCGCGATCTACTATGGCCTCGGCGTGACCGAGCACAGCCAGGGGTCGACCACGGTGATGGGCATCGCCAACCTTGCGATGCTGACCGGCAACATTGGCCGCAAGGGCGTGGGCGTGAACCCGCTGCGCGGCCAGAACAACGTGCAGGGCTCCTGCGACATGGGCTCGTTCCCGCACGAACTGCCGGGCTACCGCCATGTCAAAGGTCCCGAGGTGCGCGCTGTATTCGAGGAAGCCTGGGGCGTCGAAATCGACCCGGAACCGGGGCTGCGCATTCCCAACATGCTGGATGCGGCCGTCGCGGGCAGCTTCAAGGGGCTGTACTGCCAGGGCGAGGACATTCTGCAATCGGACCCGGACACCAAGCATGTGGCGGCGGGGCTTGCGGCGATGGAATGCGTCATCGTGCACGACCTGTTCCTGAACGAGACCGCCAACTACGCGCATGTGTTCCTGCCCGGCTCGACGTTTCTGGAAAAGGACGGCACCTTTACCAACGCCGAGCGCCGCATCAACCGCGTGCGCAAGGTGATGGCGCCCATGAACGGTTATGCCGACTGGGAGGTGACACAGCTGCTGGCCAACGCCATGGGGGCAGGCTGGACCTACACCCACCCGTCGCAGATCATGGCGGAAATCGCGGCGACCACGCCCTCCTTCGCCGGAGTCGATTACGCGCTGCTGGAGGAGAAGGGCTCAATCCAGTGGCCCTGCAACGAAGCACATCCCGAGGGCACGCCGCTGATGCATGTGGACGGCTTCGTGCGCGGCAAGGGGCGGTTCATCGTCACCGAATATGTGGCGACGGATGAAAAATCCGGTCCGCGCTTCCCGCTGCTGCTGACCACCGGCCGCATTCTCAGCCAGTACAACGTGGGCGCCCAGACCCGGCGCACCGAAAACGTGGTGTGGCATGATCAGGACGTGCTGGAGGTCCACCCCCATGACGCCGAGGTGCGCGGGGTGAAACAGGGCGACTGGATCAAGCTGGTCTCGCGTTCGGGGGAAACCACCCTGCAGGCCGAACTGACCGACCGGGTGAGCCCGGGCGTGGTCTACACCACCTTCCACCACCCGGACACGCAGGCCAATGTGATCACCACCGACTTCTCGGACTGGGCCACCAATTGCCCCGAATACAAGGTGACCGCCGTGCAGGTGAGCCTGTCGAACGGCCCCACCGGCTGGCAGGAGGACTACACGGCCCAGGCCCAGCGGTCGCGCCGTATCCTGCCGGCGGCGGAATAG
- the fdhD gene encoding formate dehydrogenase accessory sulfurtransferase FdhD: MVALCSSHSLSGLSIRSDGQRPVRRNLPEELPVAMVFEGSTQGVMMATPQDIEDFAVGFALSEGYVRHLGEIEEFETAEHGGGIEARFWLPPERAAALKARRRTMMGPVGCGLCGIDSLEQALRPLPVLPAGGPAFTAAEVARAADALRGHQPLHDQTHATHAAGFLLPGQGIVLAREDVGRHNALDKLIGALARAGMDPASGAVVLTSRVSVEMVQKTVMAGARSLIAVSAPTAHALRLAQGAGVTLAAFARGGGFDLYSCPERINDGEKHVA, translated from the coding sequence ATGGTGGCGCTCTGCTCCAGCCACAGCCTGTCCGGCCTGTCCATCCGCAGCGATGGGCAGCGCCCGGTGCGGCGCAACCTGCCTGAAGAGCTGCCGGTTGCCATGGTATTCGAAGGCAGCACCCAGGGCGTGATGATGGCGACGCCTCAGGATATCGAGGATTTCGCCGTGGGCTTCGCTCTCAGCGAGGGCTATGTGCGGCATCTGGGCGAGATCGAGGAGTTCGAAACCGCCGAGCACGGCGGCGGCATCGAGGCCCGCTTCTGGCTGCCGCCGGAGCGCGCCGCGGCGCTGAAGGCGCGGCGCCGGACGATGATGGGGCCGGTGGGCTGCGGGCTCTGCGGCATTGACAGTCTGGAACAGGCGCTGCGCCCGCTGCCGGTTCTGCCTGCGGGCGGTCCGGCATTCACGGCCGCCGAAGTTGCCCGGGCGGCGGATGCGCTGCGCGGCCACCAGCCGCTGCACGACCAGACCCATGCCACCCATGCGGCGGGATTCCTGCTGCCGGGACAGGGCATTGTCCTGGCGCGGGAGGATGTCGGGCGCCACAATGCGCTGGACAAGCTGATCGGGGCGCTTGCCCGCGCCGGTATGGACCCGGCGTCCGGCGCCGTGGTGCTGACCAGCCGGGTTTCGGTCGAAATGGTGCAGAAAACCGTGATGGCCGGCGCCCGCAGCCTGATTGCCGTCTCGGCCCCGACCGCCCACGCCCTGCGTCTGGCCCAGGGCGCAGGCGTCACGCTGGCCGCCTTTGCCCGCGGCGGCGGCTTTGACCTTTATTCCTGCCCTGAACGGATCAATGACGGAGAGAAACATGTCGCCTGA
- a CDS encoding formate dehydrogenase subunit delta translates to MSPEKMVVMANQIATFFKTQPGGGQAENVAAHINDFWEPRMRSQLIGYAATGETGLDPLVQSALKSVRAPAGG, encoded by the coding sequence ATGTCGCCTGAGAAAATGGTGGTGATGGCCAACCAGATTGCCACCTTCTTCAAAACCCAGCCCGGCGGCGGCCAGGCCGAAAACGTGGCTGCTCACATCAACGATTTCTGGGAACCGCGGATGCGCAGCCAGTTGATCGGCTATGCGGCAACGGGTGAAACCGGATTGGACCCGCTGGTGCAATCGGCACTGAAGTCGGTACGCGCGCCCGCCGGCGGATAA